The Desulfonatronovibrio magnus genome contains the following window.
CCTTCAATAAACTTGGCGATTTCCTTACTATTGACATCTACCTTGGCACTTTTTGCGTAGGTAAATAATAAATATACCTTTTTGCAGCCTTCTTGCCAAAAGTAAATTGTACGAAAGCCTCCACTTTTTCCTTTCTTTGCATCTGTGCTTGCAGTTCTGACCTTCCAGACTTTGTTGTTCCAACCTGGAATAGAGGCTCCAGTAGTCGGGTCCACCTCTAAAGCCTGAATAGTATGCAAAAGATCATTTTTTATTGAGGGGTACTTCCTGGCCAACTTTTTAATGGATTTCTGAGAGGTTGGAGTAAGATATACTTCATAACTCATTCCAAACATCCTTCCATGGACTGGCTTTGCCCATATTAATATCTTCCGTTCCCTTTTTTACCAACCTTTTGAACTCATGCGACTGATAAAAGTCGTGATCTTCAGATTGATCATCAGCATTGTGAAGTATTTTGAGTATTTTTTTAAAGCTTTCGATGGGAAGGATAACCGCAGTAGCTTTTCCATTTTCATCAACAACGTATTTTTCACCAATTGAAGTGTTCATTCTGGTCACTCCTTTTCTAAATTTTACAAGCGGAATTTAATCACCTTGCGAAAGAATCGTTTTTCATTAGCGTAAATTTGATGCAGATTTGTGGGCAATTCTTTTTTTTCTCCCACGAATTTTCACGAATCTGCACCAATTATTTCCGCTTCGCGGATAAGAACATTTCTATTTGTGTAGATTAGTGCAGATTAGTGGGCAACTTTCTTGACATCTACCGTTACCTATCCTTCGTTTACCGATTGCCCTACTTAGAGCTGATTTCAATGCCAAAAGCACTAATCTCGTTGACCAGTGGGTTATCAATACTAAAGTCTTCAGGCCGGAACGGACTTGGTTCGATCCGATCATCAAGTTTTAGAGCCAATTTCATCAATAAAACCCTTTCCTCAAAAAGATCCTGAGAAAAGTCAGGACTTACAATAGCTACATCGATGTCACTCCATTTATTGGCCTTGCCTTTGGCATAAGAGCCATATAAATAGGCTCTGTCAACCTGTTTGACCTGATTGACTTGGGCAATATAATTCCGCATAAGTTCTTTTAGCTCAGTTGGGATTTCAGCCATTTGAAATACCTCATTATTGTTTCCATCTGTGCTGTGGTAAATTGCTGTGTACATTTTTTACGAAAAGAACTTTTAAAGTCTGGATATCTGGATTCAATATTAAAGGCAGTTACAGTCACAAAATCACTCTCAGCCTGTTTATCAAGTTCAATTCCAGCAATTTTTGCAAGTCTGTTAAGATTGTGGATTGGAGGGGCATGTTCCCGCAGCTCCTACACGCACAATGCTTTTAACATTTTTTCCAAGGCCAGATGACCAAAAAACAAGGCATAGGAGAAATCACCTTTCTCCACAAGATGATCGGCAACCTTTAAGGCTTGGTCTGCTTCGAATATCCAGAAGCCTATCAATTTATCAATATTCGGTTCCATGGCTTTTCACAGATTAGGTTTAAAATTATCGCTCCATAGCTTTGTATTGGGCTCATAGAACGTGATCACCCAGAGAATTGCCCAGGATTCAAAATGAACTTGGTTCATTTTGCTTGCCATTCAACTGCTTTTGGGTCGATATTTGAGATGGTTCATTTTTTTCATTTTGTTGACACGTTCGAGTACGACCAGGAAAGCTCAAAGCATAAGAGCTTTGGCTATGGCCTCGCAAATATGTCGATAGTTTCATTCACAAAAGCTGGTGGCTCATGGCTCGTAGCGAACGGGAATGGGGCAAGAGGTAAGGGGGAAGCGCCTTTTTCCTGCATCCTACCATTGCTGTTTGTGTTAACAAGTTGATCACACCTCATAACTCACCGATAACCCGGAATCATCAACTCATGTCCTGTAATATCACTGGCAATCTGGTCAATAAAATTGTCTGTGGCCAGATTGAGAAATACAGACAACAGCCAGTTATGTTGGCATTCAAAATGCCGTCGCAGCCTTTTGGGATCATATCTGGTCAATTCGCTGAGCCTGTGCATAGCCGTGAATATCAAAATCGGAATAGGCCAATGAAGTATTTGCTCTTCCTTATCGTTTCTTTTGTAATACCATAATCTTTGAGCACCGTGTATGTATTTAATATCTCTTCTGATTTTATTATGATACTTAACAAGATTTTTAATTCTATCCGCTTTTTTTACACCTCTGGATGTATCCCACCTAAATCGATGTTTTCTTCTGATGATAAATTTACCATCTTGACCCTTATCATGTTCCCATCCACCTTGTTTTGCAAAAAAACTTTTTTTACAGTATTTTTGATCAGTAATTTCAGCACAGAACCATGCCTCTTTTCCTTGTTTTTGTTTGACAAAGTGTGTATTTACTATGGGTATAAATAGATTTTGAGTTCCTTTGTAGGTAACAGTAAATGATCTATGAACAAATGGTATATTATATAAAATATCTTTCAATGAAAATGTATCTTTATGCAGATTCAACTTGTAATATTCAGCAAGTGATATCAATATGCCTTCATTTTTGATTTCAGATACTTCGTTGGCCAAGCTCGTTTTGCTTCCGTTGGATTTTCCTGATAATCCATGGTAGCTTTTGAAATCAATTTTATTAGCGGAAAGCATTGATTTTGCTGCATTGAGCATGCAATAATATGAAGTAACAGCTTTGGATTCATTTGGCAAAATCAAATTTGCTTTGTAAAATTTTCAGCCTGCTGCCAGTATAACATCGTCTCCAGATTTGTGTTCCGCTTCAACCATAATTTTACATATTCAAACATATTGCTGACAAGAACCGTCGGAGCCTCAAATACAGGGGAAATGACCGCCTTGTGTGGTCTTTTTTTGAATTTTTCAATGTCAGTTGTTGATGCATCGTATTTAGTTCGTGTTTGGTAGCTTGTGGCGTCAAAGCGAATGTGGTAAGAGGCAAGGGGTATGGGGTTAAGCAAAGACACTTGCCGCTTACTTCACTGGCTTTAAGTTTGCTCTTTGTCCATGTCATTTTTTTCATCGTCGTCCTGATCACCCTGTTTTATCATCCTGTCGAAATCGCTCTCAAAAAACTGATCCTGAATTATTCGGTACTTTTCAAATTATTCGCTTTCTGCATGAACCTTGGCAATTTCAGCTGTCACTTTCCCTGCATCCTGCAATATCTCACGATCAGTGGCCTCTATGAAACGATTCAGGCGTAATTCCCAATCCTGCATGGTCATGGGAATCTTACGCAACGCCATATCTTCTGCAATATCCAGGTAGGCCGCAACCAGTCGCTGCAGTTGGGCCATCTCATGCTCTGTCAGATAATTTTTGGCAACAGAGACGTCAAATTTCTGAATTTTTCCTTCCGGCGCATCCTTCCAGGTTGTGAGTCCCATGTTCATTTTTGCGGCATTGGCGCGGGTATAGATGACTTCAGCCGCTGTCTGGCCATGTATGGCCCAGTGCAGTTTGTTCTGCACAGTGGCAAAAAAACGCCTGGTGGCTTGAGCGCTCACATCGTAATCTATGGAAGTGGCGTATAAGTCAGTGATCTTCTGGTAAAATTTTCGCTCAGAAAGACAAATCTCCCGGATGCGCTGCAATTGTTCTTCAAAGTATTGATCAGACAGGATGGAACCGCCATTTTTGAGGCGCTCGTCATCCATGGTAAACCCTTTGATGGTAAACTCTTCAATGATTCCCGTAGCCCATTTGCGAAATTGTACGGCCCGCTCGGAGTTGACCTTGTAGCCTACGGCAATAATTGCAGACAGGTTATAGTGCTTGGTGTTGTAGCTTTTGCCGTCAGCAGCAGTTATTCGAAAATTTCGAACAACTGATTCTTCTTCCAACTCCCTGTCGGTGAATACTTTTTTCAAGTGATAGTTGATAGTGTGCGTTTCAACATCATAAAGCACACCCATCATTTTCTGGGTCAACCAGATGTTTTCATCGGCGTAAACCGCAGCAACGCCGCCCTTGCCAGTGGCCGCCACAAAGGTCAGGTACTCAGCTGCTGATGAGCGGACAGCGGGGCTGTCTTTTAAATGGGGAAGGGCTGGATTCTTTTTTTTGCTCATGGTTTTAGCTCATAGCTGGTAGTTCATAGCTCGTGGCTGATAGTTCGTAGCTCATAGCTGGTAGCTGGTGGCTCGTGGCGAATACGGTAAGTGGGAAGGGGCAAGAGGTAAGGGGGGAGCGCTAAGGGGGAAGCAAAAACACTCCCCATTTAACAACTTATAAGCTTCTCTCATGCCGCTTCCTGCCTACCTCTGACCTCAAGCAGCGTCCCCGTATTCCACGAACCCCATCATCAATCCGTCTCGCTCAACACGATCTAGAAGCTGCTCAACTTTTCTGGCAACTTTCATATCCACATATTCCTCACCGCATTGATTGCAGATTCTGGCCGGCACATTGAGAACAACAATCACCTTGCCGTTTTTCATTTCAAAAGGAAGAATGGTTGTTCCAGAAACCGTATTTCCTTTACACAGTGGACAAGCCATGTCAGCCCCTCCTTTTTTTAAAATTGTCGCTCCATAGCTTTGTACTGGGCTCATAGAGCGTGATCACCCAGAGAATTCCATTGCCCTGTCCCAAAGAAACGACAGCATGCAACGGTCTTTCCGCGGACGTATAAATAGTTCAAGGTTGCAGCGTATTTAAGATACGTAAGAGTTTGAACTTTTTGTAGCGACGCAGCAATTGGGAGATTTTCAGTCTGATTAGTTATGTCTTAAGTTTGTCCATAACACTTTTTTCTGTAGCATATTCCCCATTGTCAGCCTCTTCCATTGCTAAACCAAATTTAATGTCCAGCAATGCTTCTGAAACTGCATCTTCTAATATATCTTTGCGCTTGGTTAAAACATCATTAAAAGCTTCCTGTATAAGTTCTTTTAAATCATCTTTGGAAACATTATTAATATCCATTATAATCACCTCTGTGTAGATAATTGGGTTTGGAACAGAGACTGTTCCAAATCCTTATAGTTTACTTCTCAGCATGGGATGGACAGTACCGTTTTCCCTGTGAACAGGTTGAGAGTTTCGCAGCTCGGAAACGGATTAGTGGAGGGCAGGGCTTCTTTTACTCCGAACCCATTGCCATTTAGAATATGCTGATAACTTAATGTATGCAGGTCTGTAAAGCCTGAGGAAAATTCCAGTTCTTCTCCGTCAATGGTGATGGATCTGAAAGCCGGCTTGGCCTGCTGGACAGCAGAGGCAGGCAGATCATTTCTGTCCAAGGAAAGATACCAGCGCACTCTGGCTCTATCAAGCTCGATATAGCCGGACATTCTTCTGGAGGATGAGTAATGGAGTTCTTTATGTCTGGCCGGGCCGAATATCCACATGAGCATATCAAAAAAGTGAATGCCTATGTTGGTGGCTATTCCTCCTTATTTTTCAGGGTTTCCTTTCCAGGAATTGAAATACCATTTCCCTCTGGAAGTGATATAAGTCAGGTCTATATCGAATTTTTTGTCTTTTCCCTGGCTGTCGATCTTTTCTTTAAGAGCAATGATGGAGGGGTGAAGCCTGAGCTGGAGAATACAGTTCACTTTCCGCCCTGTTTCTTCTTCCATTTCTGATAATACATCCAGATTCCAGGGATTGAGAACAAGGGGTTTTTCGCAGATGGCATCCGCGCCTATGCGCAGGGCAAAGCGGATATGGGCGTCGTGCAGATAATTGGGCGAGCAGATACCGACATAAATAATGGATGCGCTTTTCATTTCCGAGCCTGCGCAGTTTTTCAGCATGGCGGTCAAAACGCTCAAACTCGGTAAAAAAATCAACATCATAGGAATAGCTGTCCAGGATGCCTACAGAGTCTGCCGGGTCAAGAGCTGCAACCAGTTTGCCTCCTATATCTTTTATGGCTCTCATATGTTTAGGGGCCACGTAGCCCCCTGCACCGATAAGAGCAAAGTTTTTTCCAGTATTTTTGTTCACTTTTGATAAACTCGCTTGTACGTTCAATGATTTCATTTTGCTGGATTACTTCCAGCCCGCAAGATTCTTTTGACATCTACTTCAGGGCCAGGAAATAGCTGATATTCTTGATCAACTATGGGCATGGTTTGTCTTTAACTATGTTTTTGTAAATTCAGAGCAAATTTCAGGCCGAAATAAATGGCCACTTTGTCTTGCCTTACCTATTCCACGTGCCACGTGATTTAGGTAAAAAAGCTACTTTTTACCGCTTTTACGTGCCACGTGTTTTGAGTAAAAAAGCAACATTTTTACCGGTTTCACGTAGCACGTAAAACAGGTAAAAAACAGGCTGTATATCCAGCAGCCCATGGTTTTGTCCTGAGGCATGGGGTCTGACCCTAAGCTCCTCTTGTAACCAGCGAGTATCATAAGCAGTACGCCTTATTTCTCATTGGAGGTATACGGAATTTTCTGCTATGCCTTGCTATCATTGATATTTTCCAGTTCAATTTCCCATTCAAACCCCAGTTAAATACCTGGCGGCTTGCTCTGCTGGAGAAGTCCTCCACTGGAAATTATCTTACGTCTGTCCTACTCGTCTGCCTTTCTTGTCTGTGGCTAATAAATTCTTTTTTTACCGCTTTTACGTAACACATGATTTAGGTAAAAAATATAGCATCACCCATGCTCCGCATTTTGACTGTTGATGATTTCAGCTGTTTGTGCTGAATGATCAGGCCTCTGGAATGCGATTTTTTCCCAACTGAGGCCTTGGGGTTGTTTACAGCTAAGGATGTTTCGGATGGATGCGTGATCCAAAGTCCGTGGTCAGAAAAAAAGAAAAATCAGAAGAACTTCGTTCACCCCAGTGTAACACCCCAGAGGGGACCCCGGTTACACGGGGCAGACGGAATACACGGAAAAACACGGAAGACAGGGGAAAGTTTTTTTTGGCAAATTTCAATAAA
Protein-coding sequences here:
- a CDS encoding type II toxin-antitoxin system RelE/ParE family toxin, whose protein sequence is MSYEVYLTPTSQKSIKKLARKYPSIKNDLLHTIQALEVDPTTGASIPGWNNKVWKVRTASTDAKKGKSGGFRTIYFWQEGCKKVYLLFTYAKSAKVDVNSKEIAKFIEG
- a CDS encoding nucleotidyltransferase domain-containing protein — encoded protein: MAEIPTELKELMRNYIAQVNQVKQVDRAYLYGSYAKGKANKWSDIDVAIVSPDFSQDLFEERVLLMKLALKLDDRIEPSPFRPEDFSIDNPLVNEISAFGIEISSK
- a CDS encoding HEPN domain-containing protein encodes the protein MEPNIDKLIGFWIFEADQALKVADHLVEKGDFSYALFFGHLALEKMLKALCV
- a CDS encoding virulence RhuM family protein, coding for MSKKKNPALPHLKDSPAVRSSAAEYLTFVAATGKGGVAAVYADENIWLTQKMMGVLYDVETHTINYHLKKVFTDRELEEESVVRNFRITAADGKSYNTKHYNLSAIIAVGYKVNSERAVQFRKWATGIIEEFTIKGFTMDDERLKNGGSILSDQYFEEQLQRIREICLSERKFYQKITDLYATSIDYDVSAQATRRFFATVQNKLHWAIHGQTAAEVIYTRANAAKMNMGLTTWKDAPEGKIQKFDVSVAKNYLTEHEMAQLQRLVAAYLDIAEDMALRKIPMTMQDWELRLNRFIEATDREILQDAGKVTAEIAKVHAESE
- a CDS encoding type II toxin-antitoxin system MqsA family antitoxin, coding for MACPLCKGNTVSGTTILPFEMKNGKVIVVLNVPARICNQCGEEYVDMKVARKVEQLLDRVERDGLMMGFVEYGDAA
- a CDS encoding Gfo/Idh/MocA family oxidoreductase, which translates into the protein MKSASIIYVGICSPNYLHDAHIRFALRIGADAICEKPLVLNPWNLDVLSEMEEETGRKVNCILQLRLHPSIIALKEKIDSQGKDKKFDIDLTYITSRGKWYFNSWKGNPEK